From the genome of Parazoarcus communis, one region includes:
- a CDS encoding ethanolamine utilization protein EutQ, with protein sequence MTELTQPRVGVRLVDHTDLGFVVRGGPPGAAYVARAFSNEVSPNLGVGFARWEGADVSWTTLYEEVIFTIEGCLEVESDGVKHAVKPGQVLLIPKCTALKYGGFALFGYVVYPGNWKELCDEECPDDPATCERKR encoded by the coding sequence ATGACAGAACTTACGCAACCCCGTGTCGGCGTGCGTCTCGTCGACCACACCGACCTCGGCTTTGTGGTTCGTGGTGGCCCGCCAGGGGCTGCCTACGTGGCACGTGCGTTCAGCAATGAAGTGTCACCCAACCTGGGCGTCGGATTTGCGCGCTGGGAAGGTGCGGACGTAAGCTGGACGACCCTTTACGAAGAGGTCATCTTCACCATCGAAGGGTGCCTCGAAGTCGAATCAGACGGTGTAAAGCACGCTGTAAAGCCAGGCCAGGTGCTGCTGATACCAAAGTGCACTGCCCTGAAGTACGGCGGTTTTGCACTTTTTGGATACGTGGTCTATCCCGGAAACTGGAAAGAGCTCTGCGACGAGGAATGCCCGGACGACCCCGCCACCTGCGAACGCAAACGCTGA
- a CDS encoding CBU_0592 family membrane protein, with product MNLPDVVGLIGVICYQIAYAGLQLGRFSQRDARYIGLNILGPGCLLFSLFFYFNLASFVTQVLWMCLTILGLAKIWGERRKPAAGSPPSTLVTVPAAGVSENIRGVPSTRPSRKRAKRKTVRSRGRRQISTARSHTR from the coding sequence ATGAACCTCCCTGACGTGGTTGGACTCATCGGCGTCATCTGTTATCAAATTGCCTATGCAGGCCTGCAACTCGGTCGCTTCAGCCAGCGCGACGCAAGATACATAGGGCTCAATATTCTTGGCCCCGGCTGCCTGCTGTTCTCGCTCTTCTTCTATTTCAACCTCGCATCCTTTGTCACCCAGGTACTGTGGATGTGCCTGACCATCCTCGGCCTTGCGAAGATCTGGGGGGAGCGCAGAAAGCCGGCCGCCGGCAGTCCGCCGAGCACGCTGGTCACCGTGCCTGCTGCGGGCGTGAGCGAGAACATTAGAGGAGTCCCCAGCACCCGCCCGTCAAGAAAACGGGCAAAACGAAAAACCGTTAGATCAAGGGGAAGACGTCAAATCTCCACCGCCCGTTCTCACACCAGATAA
- a CDS encoding BCCT family transporter, which yields MREMSTTLPLPGESNARLMGLDFHKVIFPVSVAFIVATVALALNDPAAFGANLEATKGWILKHCDWFIMIMGNLFVLLCVALAISPLGKIRLGGKDARPEYGMLSWFSMLFAAGMGVGLLYWGVAEPVAAYTAWWKTPLNIAANTPEAVHGAMGSTLFHWGLHPWAIYLSTALIVGYFSYNKGLPFSLSSALKPLIGNAYKGPIGHAVDVFTVVLTTFGLSTSLGLGAMQATAGIHHVLGTPNDFTMQALFILAVCGIAAVSVWRGMDSGVKLLSNINMGLALLLLIFAVFGVGVGVFLSGMFSASADYVTMFVPLANWVDRPDTDWFQGWTVFYWAWWCTWGPLVGVFVAKVSKGRTIRQMVAVVMLVPTIVALFWFTAFGGGAIAQVAAGTGALAEGLKDVNMAIFQFLEVLPMSAITSLLVVFLLVIFMVTSVDSGALVVDNLAAGGIPETPVPQRVLWVGLIALVTMVLFVIGGDSALKGVQAGAVAMGLPFMALMLVLMIGFVKALLQDSHA from the coding sequence ATGAGAGAGATGAGCACCACACTCCCGTTGCCTGGCGAAAGCAATGCCCGGCTAATGGGACTGGACTTCCACAAAGTCATATTCCCGGTTTCGGTTGCGTTCATCGTTGCGACCGTAGCCCTTGCACTGAACGACCCGGCTGCTTTCGGCGCCAACCTTGAGGCAACAAAGGGCTGGATTCTCAAGCATTGCGACTGGTTCATCATGATCATGGGCAACCTGTTTGTGCTGCTGTGTGTCGCCCTCGCCATCTCGCCGCTCGGAAAGATCCGCCTGGGAGGGAAGGATGCGCGACCCGAGTACGGCATGCTCTCATGGTTCTCGATGCTGTTCGCCGCCGGCATGGGCGTCGGACTGCTGTACTGGGGCGTGGCCGAACCGGTGGCCGCCTACACCGCGTGGTGGAAAACGCCGCTCAATATCGCTGCCAACACGCCTGAAGCCGTGCATGGGGCAATGGGCTCCACCCTGTTTCACTGGGGTCTGCACCCGTGGGCAATTTACCTCAGCACCGCACTGATCGTTGGCTACTTCTCGTACAACAAGGGCCTGCCGTTTTCGCTCAGCTCGGCCCTCAAGCCCCTGATTGGCAATGCTTACAAGGGACCGATTGGCCACGCGGTGGACGTCTTTACCGTTGTACTGACTACCTTTGGCCTGTCGACTTCGCTGGGTCTTGGCGCGATGCAGGCAACGGCCGGTATTCATCACGTGCTCGGAACCCCCAACGATTTCACCATGCAAGCCCTGTTCATTCTCGCCGTCTGCGGTATCGCCGCGGTATCAGTATGGCGCGGAATGGATTCAGGCGTAAAACTGCTGTCGAACATCAACATGGGCCTTGCGCTGCTGCTGCTGATCTTCGCCGTTTTCGGTGTCGGTGTCGGCGTCTTTCTGTCCGGCATGTTCAGCGCTTCGGCTGACTATGTAACGATGTTCGTGCCGCTGGCAAACTGGGTCGATCGGCCTGACACCGACTGGTTCCAGGGCTGGACGGTGTTCTATTGGGCCTGGTGGTGCACCTGGGGGCCGCTGGTTGGCGTCTTTGTTGCCAAGGTATCCAAAGGTCGCACCATCCGCCAGATGGTGGCCGTGGTGATGCTGGTACCGACCATCGTCGCACTGTTCTGGTTCACCGCATTCGGTGGTGGGGCCATTGCCCAGGTCGCTGCCGGAACGGGCGCGCTGGCAGAGGGGCTCAAGGATGTGAATATGGCCATCTTCCAGTTCCTTGAAGTCCTGCCGATGTCGGCGATCACATCGCTTCTGGTGGTCTTCCTGCTGGTGATCTTCATGGTGACCTCGGTGGACTCGGGTGCGCTGGTGGTCGATAACCTTGCGGCTGGCGGTATCCCCGAAACGCCAGTGCCGCAACGGGTACTGTGGGTTGGCCTGATTGCTCTCGTCACCATGGTGCTGTTCGTCATTGGCGGGGATAGCGCGCTCAAGGGCGTGCAGGCCGGCGCAGTCGCGATGGGCCTGCCCTTCATGGCCCTGATGCTGGTGCTGATGATCGGTTTTGTGAAGGCCCTGCTCCAGGACTCGCACGCATGA
- a CDS encoding sodium:solute symporter family protein has translation MSAFSRQLRRYYGWYTGTFLFFVVMLAIGEQLGLSQHLIGHVFLFVTIAIYASIGVMSRTTDVSEYYVAGRRVPAVFNGMATAADWMSAASYIGLAGTLYFSGFEGLAFVTGWTGGFVLVALLLAPYLRKFGQYTIPDFLGARYQGNVARLVGLGATVLASFVYLVAQIYGVGLVTSRFVSVEFEIGLFIGLAGILVCSFLGGMRAVTWTQVAQYVILIIAYLVPVVILSYKLTGVPVPQIMYGTVLSQVTEREAELLVDPGEVEARKQYRYRSQDYASKIADLPGSLDAERRSLIERLNIMRLENASAREIAATERSLRDLPRTPEEARVQWNKAQAESLERSRAPPRHADAHPGRTPQERTASRNNFLALVFVLMVGTAALPHILMRYYTTPGVVEARRSVFWSLFFIFLLYVTAPAYAVFAKWEVYNNLIGSSLSILPDWVASWGKVGLVHIEDINGDGILQLAELRMNTDVIMLATPEIAGLPYVVTGLVAAGGLAAALSTADGLLLTISNALSHDLYYKVINPAASTHRRLVISKSQLLVVAVVAAWVASLRPDNILFMVGLAFSIGAASFFPALVLGIFWKRANRPGAVAGMLIGLGVTLYYVVRTHPFFGGSMANAWFEINPISAGVFGVPLGFAVIVIVSLLTPPPPKEIQDLVDYVRYPQLPNPDTSEGRA, from the coding sequence TTGAGCGCCTTTTCCCGACAGCTTCGTCGCTATTACGGCTGGTACACGGGCACCTTCCTGTTCTTCGTGGTTATGCTCGCCATCGGCGAACAGCTTGGCCTGTCGCAACACCTGATCGGTCACGTCTTCCTGTTCGTCACTATCGCCATCTACGCCAGTATCGGTGTGATGAGCCGTACCACCGACGTGTCGGAGTATTACGTCGCGGGGCGGCGCGTGCCGGCCGTGTTCAATGGCATGGCGACCGCAGCAGACTGGATGAGTGCCGCGTCGTATATCGGCCTGGCGGGCACGCTCTACTTTTCCGGCTTCGAAGGGCTGGCCTTCGTCACCGGCTGGACCGGCGGCTTCGTGCTGGTGGCCCTGCTGCTTGCGCCCTACCTGCGCAAGTTCGGCCAATACACCATCCCCGACTTCCTCGGCGCGCGCTACCAGGGCAACGTCGCCCGCCTCGTGGGGCTCGGCGCCACCGTGCTTGCGAGCTTCGTCTACCTTGTGGCGCAGATCTACGGTGTGGGGCTGGTGACCAGCCGCTTCGTCAGTGTCGAGTTCGAGATCGGCCTGTTCATCGGCCTCGCCGGCATTCTGGTGTGTTCCTTCCTTGGCGGCATGCGGGCAGTGACCTGGACCCAGGTCGCACAGTACGTGATCCTCATCATTGCCTACCTGGTACCCGTGGTCATTCTGTCCTACAAGCTCACCGGGGTTCCGGTGCCGCAGATCATGTACGGGACGGTGCTCAGTCAGGTGACGGAGCGTGAGGCCGAATTGCTCGTCGATCCGGGCGAAGTCGAGGCGCGTAAGCAGTATCGCTATCGATCGCAGGACTACGCGAGCAAGATTGCCGACCTGCCCGGCTCGCTCGATGCCGAGCGCCGTTCGCTGATCGAGCGTCTCAACATCATGCGGCTGGAGAACGCCTCGGCACGCGAGATTGCGGCAACCGAGCGCTCGCTGCGCGACCTGCCGCGAACGCCCGAAGAGGCGCGGGTGCAGTGGAACAAGGCACAGGCGGAATCGCTCGAACGTTCGCGTGCGCCACCCCGCCACGCAGATGCGCACCCCGGCAGAACGCCGCAGGAGCGGACAGCCTCCCGCAACAACTTTCTCGCACTTGTCTTCGTGCTCATGGTCGGCACGGCGGCGTTGCCGCACATCCTGATGCGCTACTACACCACGCCTGGCGTGGTGGAGGCGCGGCGCTCGGTATTCTGGTCGCTGTTCTTCATCTTCCTGCTATACGTCACAGCCCCGGCCTATGCCGTGTTTGCCAAGTGGGAGGTGTACAACAACCTCATTGGCTCGAGCCTTTCCATCCTGCCCGACTGGGTTGCGTCCTGGGGCAAGGTGGGGCTGGTGCACATCGAAGACATCAACGGCGACGGCATTCTGCAACTCGCCGAGCTGAGGATGAACACCGACGTGATCATGCTCGCCACCCCAGAGATCGCGGGCTTGCCCTACGTCGTCACCGGTCTGGTCGCCGCCGGCGGGCTCGCCGCCGCGCTATCGACTGCCGACGGCCTGCTGCTGACCATCTCCAACGCGCTGTCGCACGACCTGTACTACAAGGTCATCAACCCTGCCGCCTCCACCCACCGCCGGCTGGTGATTTCCAAGTCACAGTTGCTGGTGGTGGCTGTCGTGGCCGCATGGGTCGCGTCGCTGCGCCCGGACAACATTCTGTTCATGGTCGGCCTCGCGTTCTCGATTGGCGCCGCATCCTTCTTCCCCGCCTTGGTGCTCGGCATCTTCTGGAAACGCGCAAACCGCCCCGGCGCGGTTGCAGGCATGCTGATCGGGCTTGGCGTCACCCTCTACTACGTCGTCCGCACCCACCCCTTCTTCGGCGGCTCGATGGCCAACGCCTGGTTCGAGATCAACCCGATCTCGGCCGGCGTTTTCGGCGTACCGCTCGGTTTTGCGGTGATCGTCATCGTCAGCCTGCTGACCCCGCCCCCGCCGAAGGAGATCCAGGATCTGGTGGATTACGTGCGCTATCCGCAGCTGCCGAATCCGGATACGTCGGAAGGGCGCGCCTAG
- a CDS encoding 3'-5' exonuclease, which yields MSARMRFVLAVIVLGLLMTGPFILTAVLVWVETKGSQRDLLIQVIQPHLPLGSLLTIMGFGVGIGVLRNLFRQYVQGLLRMAENLRLMLGANVGFRVEPEGPPEVQALAVAVNELAQQRDNVSKDVETQIRNAKASVEQEKNRLAALMSELTQSVVVCNLDGRILLYNNRARLQFRAMSDAPGVAGGGELIGLGRSIYGVFERNLVSHALETINQRLHREGVQPVANFVTTTKAGQLLRVQMAPVLSATERVETEGENKGEGESKGAGQGEGAERVLTGFILMLDNITRNFENESRRDQMLHTLTEGNRAALANVRAAAEMLEYPDLQGELRERFRTVIRDETQAMSRRLDQTANEFADSLKARWPLEEMLGADLIAAVQRHIEQRISLRTKLEEVDESLWLKVDSFSLMQALTYLASRLSDEFEVREVRFRLTAAGRHVHLDLIWSGQAMSTETVMSWELESMQFAGESSPLTVRDVIERHDGEMWLEREKVRHRAFFRLLIPAALPQEVVEAGTYLRGESRPEYYDFDLFKWSERSHALDDRLLSELAYTVFDTETTGLNPSQGDEIIQIGATRVLNGKLLRSESFEQLIDPCRPLSAESAKIHGITEDMLRGQPTVESVLPAFHAFAAETVLIAHNAAFDMRFLQLKEQLTGLRFDQPVLDTLLLSAVIHPNQESHRLEAIADRLGLTIIGRHTALGDAIVTAEVFLKLVPLLAEKGIRTLREAREAAEKTYYARIKY from the coding sequence ATGTCGGCACGCATGCGCTTTGTTCTGGCAGTCATCGTACTCGGTCTGCTGATGACCGGCCCCTTCATCCTTACCGCCGTGCTGGTGTGGGTTGAAACCAAGGGCAGTCAGCGCGATTTGCTCATCCAGGTCATACAGCCGCACCTGCCGCTGGGGTCGCTGCTGACCATCATGGGTTTCGGCGTCGGTATCGGTGTGCTGCGCAACCTGTTCCGCCAGTACGTGCAGGGCTTGCTGCGCATGGCCGAGAACCTGCGCCTGATGCTCGGCGCCAACGTCGGTTTCCGTGTCGAGCCCGAGGGGCCACCCGAAGTGCAGGCGCTGGCGGTGGCGGTCAATGAACTCGCGCAGCAGCGCGACAACGTCTCGAAGGACGTCGAAACCCAGATCCGCAACGCCAAGGCCTCGGTCGAACAGGAAAAGAACCGCCTCGCCGCACTGATGTCGGAGCTCACCCAGAGCGTGGTGGTGTGCAATCTCGACGGCCGCATCCTGCTCTACAACAACCGCGCGAGGCTCCAGTTCCGCGCCATGTCCGACGCGCCCGGCGTCGCCGGTGGCGGTGAGCTGATCGGTCTCGGGCGTTCCATCTATGGCGTGTTCGAGCGCAACCTGGTGAGTCATGCGCTCGAAACCATCAACCAGCGCCTTCATCGCGAAGGCGTGCAGCCGGTCGCCAACTTCGTCACTACGACGAAGGCCGGGCAGTTGCTGCGGGTGCAGATGGCACCGGTGCTGTCGGCGACCGAGCGCGTCGAGACCGAGGGCGAGAACAAAGGCGAGGGCGAGAGCAAGGGCGCGGGGCAGGGCGAGGGTGCAGAGCGCGTCCTGACCGGCTTCATCCTCATGCTCGACAACATCACGCGCAACTTCGAGAACGAGTCTCGACGCGACCAGATGCTGCACACCCTGACCGAGGGCAACCGTGCTGCGCTGGCCAATGTGCGCGCAGCCGCCGAGATGCTGGAGTATCCCGATCTGCAGGGCGAGCTGCGCGAGCGCTTCCGCACCGTCATCCGCGACGAGACCCAGGCCATGAGCCGGCGCCTCGACCAGACGGCGAACGAATTTGCCGATTCGCTCAAGGCGCGCTGGCCGCTCGAAGAGATGCTCGGTGCCGACCTTATCGCGGCCGTTCAGCGTCACATCGAACAGCGGATCAGTCTCCGTACCAAGCTCGAGGAAGTCGACGAATCGCTGTGGCTCAAGGTCGACAGCTTCTCGCTGATGCAGGCGCTCACCTACCTTGCCAGCCGCCTGTCCGACGAATTCGAGGTGCGCGAGGTGCGCTTCCGCCTCACTGCTGCGGGCCGTCATGTCCACCTCGACCTCATCTGGTCGGGCCAGGCGATGAGCACCGAAACGGTGATGAGCTGGGAGCTCGAATCCATGCAGTTCGCCGGCGAAAGCAGTCCGCTGACGGTGCGTGACGTCATCGAGCGCCACGATGGCGAGATGTGGCTCGAGCGCGAGAAGGTGCGCCATCGCGCCTTCTTCCGTCTCCTCATCCCGGCTGCACTGCCGCAGGAGGTGGTCGAGGCGGGGACTTACCTGCGCGGAGAGAGTCGCCCCGAGTACTACGATTTCGATCTCTTCAAGTGGTCCGAGAGATCGCATGCGCTCGACGACCGCTTGCTCTCAGAGCTGGCCTACACCGTGTTCGATACCGAGACTACCGGCCTCAACCCCTCTCAGGGTGACGAGATCATTCAGATCGGTGCAACCCGTGTCCTCAACGGCAAGCTGCTGCGCAGCGAATCGTTCGAGCAGCTCATCGATCCGTGCCGCCCCCTGTCGGCCGAGTCGGCCAAGATCCACGGCATCACCGAGGACATGCTGCGAGGGCAACCCACTGTCGAGTCGGTGCTGCCGGCCTTCCATGCCTTTGCCGCAGAAACGGTGCTGATTGCCCACAATGCCGCCTTCGACATGCGCTTCCTGCAGCTCAAGGAACAGCTCACCGGTTTGCGTTTCGATCAGCCGGTGCTCGACACCCTGCTGCTGTCGGCGGTGATTCACCCCAATCAGGAATCTCACCGGCTCGAAGCGATTGCAGACCGGCTTGGCCTCACCATCATCGGGCGCCACACCGCACTCGGCGATGCCATCGTCACTGCAGAGGTCTTCCTCAAGCTCGTTCCGCTGCTGGCGGAGAAGGGCATCCGGACCTTGCGCGAAGCACGTGAAGCCGCGGAGAAAACCTACTACGCGCGGATCAAGTATTGA
- a CDS encoding LysR substrate-binding domain-containing protein has product MKIQPLPPFKALIAFEATARLGSFTRAASELNVTQGAISRQIAVLEDMLGAHLLDRTTRSVCLTPTGEQYFHSAREALLALADATHQIKRWHGDQQVTVATSTALASMWLLPRIPEFNELHEGIDLRIVAYDHVKDHQKLECDLAVYYCKSLPGGMKSTPICNEAIFPICSPAYLARHPNLSSPQDLANCTWLWLDESERDWISWTQWFRQLNLPLVTPRNKINLNNYSLVIQAALSGQGIALGWHNLVEQYLNAGTLVKPIADVLETDAQFLVLEKPGPHERRRSVACFREWLLSLK; this is encoded by the coding sequence ATGAAAATTCAGCCCCTTCCGCCTTTCAAGGCACTCATTGCGTTCGAGGCAACAGCCCGCCTCGGCAGTTTCACGCGTGCAGCCTCGGAGCTCAACGTCACCCAGGGCGCGATCAGCAGACAGATCGCCGTACTTGAGGACATGCTGGGTGCCCACCTGCTCGACCGCACGACACGTTCGGTATGCCTTACCCCGACAGGAGAGCAGTACTTTCATTCAGCACGTGAAGCCTTGCTTGCGCTCGCGGACGCCACTCACCAGATCAAGCGCTGGCACGGCGACCAGCAAGTCACCGTTGCAACCAGCACCGCGCTGGCTTCGATGTGGCTGCTGCCAAGGATTCCCGAGTTCAACGAACTGCATGAGGGCATCGACCTCCGCATCGTTGCATATGATCACGTCAAGGATCATCAAAAGCTCGAGTGCGACCTCGCGGTTTATTACTGCAAGAGCCTGCCTGGCGGCATGAAAAGCACGCCTATCTGCAACGAAGCCATCTTTCCGATCTGCAGTCCGGCGTATCTTGCCCGACACCCGAATCTGTCTTCGCCGCAGGATCTGGCGAATTGCACGTGGTTGTGGCTGGATGAATCCGAGCGCGACTGGATCAGCTGGACACAATGGTTTCGCCAGCTCAATCTTCCGCTGGTCACACCGCGCAACAAGATCAACCTCAACAACTATTCCTTGGTCATACAGGCTGCACTCAGTGGCCAGGGCATTGCACTGGGCTGGCACAACCTTGTCGAGCAGTATCTCAACGCCGGCACCCTCGTCAAGCCGATAGCGGACGTGCTCGAAACAGATGCCCAATTCCTCGTCCTCGAGAAGCCCGGTCCGCATGAGCGCCGAAGGAGCGTCGCGTGCTTCAGGGAATGGCTGCTCTCTCTGAAATAG
- a CDS encoding M24 family metallopeptidase, with the protein MHALGPGAEAVGEWDKAGLAAPDLAAMRRYRLERVRQQLRQADYAGIVLYDPVNVRYATDSTNMQVWLLHNASRYVFVPADGPVVLWEFDHCDFLSGHTESIDEIRPCVPWFYFCAGDRIPEQAERWADEIAALVRQHGGGNTRLAIDHCNPEGISALARRGVGVHNGEAIMERAREIKSDDELLAMRRAIHACETGMTVMREHLGPGISEQRLWSYLHAENIARGGEWIETRLLASGPRCNPWYQECSSRIIENGDLVAFDTDLVGAYGICVDTSRTWLCGDMAPTPAQRDIYSRAYEQIRFNTELLRPGVSYHDLTHKAMRYPAEDFRHYTCLYHGVGLCDEAPIIYFPEAWQSFGYDGVLEPGMVLCVESFLGRTAGGPGVKLEEQVLITETGHEVLTRYPFEEQLLR; encoded by the coding sequence ATGCACGCCCTTGGACCAGGCGCCGAAGCCGTCGGCGAGTGGGACAAGGCAGGGCTGGCAGCACCCGATCTTGCTGCAATGAGGCGATACCGGCTGGAGCGGGTGCGGCAGCAACTACGCCAGGCTGACTACGCCGGCATCGTGCTCTACGACCCGGTTAACGTTCGCTATGCAACTGACAGCACCAACATGCAGGTGTGGCTGTTGCACAACGCCAGTCGCTACGTATTCGTTCCCGCTGACGGCCCCGTGGTGCTGTGGGAATTCGACCACTGCGACTTCCTCAGCGGTCACACAGAATCGATAGACGAGATCCGCCCCTGCGTACCGTGGTTCTACTTCTGTGCGGGTGATCGCATACCTGAGCAGGCCGAACGCTGGGCAGATGAAATCGCCGCACTGGTGCGTCAGCACGGAGGCGGAAATACCCGGCTCGCGATTGATCACTGCAACCCGGAAGGCATTTCCGCCCTCGCCCGCAGGGGCGTTGGCGTGCATAACGGTGAGGCGATCATGGAGCGCGCGCGAGAGATCAAGAGTGACGACGAGCTGCTTGCGATGCGTCGCGCCATCCATGCGTGCGAAACGGGCATGACGGTCATGCGCGAGCATCTGGGACCCGGAATCTCGGAGCAGCGGCTGTGGAGCTACCTTCATGCCGAGAACATCGCCAGGGGTGGCGAATGGATCGAGACCCGTCTGCTCGCTTCAGGTCCGCGCTGCAACCCCTGGTATCAGGAATGCAGCAGCCGCATCATCGAAAACGGCGATCTTGTCGCTTTCGACACCGATCTCGTCGGTGCCTATGGCATCTGCGTGGACACTTCGCGCACCTGGCTGTGCGGCGACATGGCGCCCACACCCGCGCAGCGCGACATCTACAGCCGAGCCTATGAGCAGATCCGCTTCAACACCGAACTACTGCGTCCCGGCGTGAGCTACCACGACCTGACGCACAAGGCGATGCGCTATCCGGCCGAGGACTTTCGTCATTACACCTGCCTCTATCATGGGGTCGGCCTGTGTGACGAGGCACCCATCATCTACTTCCCCGAGGCCTGGCAGTCCTTTGGTTACGACGGCGTGCTCGAACCGGGCATGGTGCTGTGTGTCGAGAGCTTTCTGGGACGGACTGCAGGCGGCCCCGGCGTAAAGCTGGAGGAGCAGGTATTGATTACAGAAACCGGGCACGAGGTGCTTACCAGATATCCATTCGAGGAGCAGTTGCTGCGGTAG